TAAGGCATCAGCCGAGCTTTCATTATGTGCTAAAATCCTTTTTAAAgccttgcaatgatgaaggaaatAGCTACAACGTTGTCATGAAGAGGGCTCAACACCCTTTTGGTCTTCATCGAAAAAAGAGATGACTTTCACAGTGCACGGATGCTTTGAGGAAGCTCCTTCTTCCGAGCTCGATGCTTCAGGTGCCTCTACTCGCTTGCCCTCCGATGGTATTGATGATGCCCACGAGAGTTCAGTTGTCGTTTCGCTCCTCATGCAGCACTAGGTTTTGTTCCTCGGGCTCTCTCCTGTAGGCCTGATCACGGACAAAACAACTCAACCAACCTCGGCAgacaagtgcctcgatctcatcacgTAGCTTGTAGCAATCCTAAGGAAATCTACTGCTTGGTTGGGAGTGCTCCTCCTGGCGCTTCTTATGCATCTTGGCAGGTCATTCGGCTGCCTCCCAccgagaggccatggcttcctcagccttggtgtacttgcgagctcgggccaacatttcaaGAAAGTTGgcggggaagctcttctcgatggaaaAGAGAAATTTGTAGGGCTGAGCTCCAGTCTTCAATGCcaacatggcgattgactggtcgagatcgcgaacctcccatgtggtcGAGATAAAGCGATTAATGTAGTCTTGTAAGGATTCTACCTCCTTCTACTTGATGGCGAAGAGGGAGTCTGAGGTCCAGCGCTGACGCCGGTTAGCGGCAAAATGGGTGTCGAGCTGCCTGCCCAACTGTTCAAAGGAGAGAATCGAGCTGGACTTTAATCCGGAGAACCAAAGACGAGCTGCCTTGCAGAGAGTCGCTGGGAAGGCTTTGCAGAGTAGAGCATCTGTGGCTTCTTGGAGTGTCATAAGGGCCTTGTAGCTCTCCAATGATCCAGAGGATCAGATGAGCCATCATATGGCTCAATCTGTGGTATCTTGAACCTCTAGGGGATTGACTCATCCATGATCCATTGAGAGAATGGAGACTCTGTTGTAAAGTCAAGGTCGGTGTCTCGCTTCGGGCCTCGGTCTCGAAGCATCTGTATCTGCTGCTCCAAGTCCTCGACTTTTCTGCCGAGCTCGGGTGGGGCTCCTGTTGCAGCTTGGCATGGGGCAGACCCCGCCTCAGATGGGTGCTCCTGTTCTCGAGGCGTCAGGCTTCGGCGCGAGATCTCAGGATGATAGATGCGCGACAAGCCCTCCCGGCTTGGGGGTCGAGCTCGGTGGAAGCTTCGGTGGTGGCGATGCTCTACAGAAAAATGATGTCGCGAGTGGCGTCCTGAGGACTCATGCTCGTGAGGAGGGAGTAGAGGCTGGTCTTTTACTTGTCGTAGGCCTTGAACGGACGCAGTGAATGCTTGGACTTGTTGGACAAGCAGGTTGAACTGCTCTGGTTGGACTTGAAGGACTGGATCCGCCGGAGGCCTTGGTGATGGGTTCTGGACTGAGTGTCCAAGACTTGGTGCACGATGCCGGGAGGCGTTACAGACTCCTTTACTCCTTAGCTTCATGGTCACAACTCGGTCCCTTCTTCTAGCGCTAACTGTTactgaaaattggacccgggggcgaccactagctaagaaggaggagctccgggagGTGGTGCGTCGGCGAGCTACGTCCTCCGGGGGATCTGCATGAAGCCGGTAGCCGAGGTTTCTGGCGccgaccctccgatgcttaagtcagagggggctttcGTGGAGAAAGGAGAGAGTTTATATGTAGAAGTCAAAGTCAAAAGTTCCCAGTCCCCCCtttagaggaagaagttttctttttataggAGGAGTGCCAGTGTTACCtgcgatgtgactgggcgaattaatgggttactgTCATGATTGGGCGTGATCGTTTGAATTAATGAGTTGCCTTGGGTGACTGGACGGAGTTGAGTGAGTCaacgagttgccgtggatggtctGAGATTTTGAGCTGGCTAGAGGTCCATggagatcgtgcgcatttaattgttgacggtcgtagcagggtatggttctTGGTTGATATGtcatggcgtggccggcaagcaaaACATGGTgtggtgaggctgctgcagggcacggccgcagcatgtggacgacaaGATCAGCCTTCTAAGGTCGGCAGCCTTTTGTGCTCGGCGTTCTGAGCTCGACAGCCTTCTAAGCTCATGCATGCTGAGGTCGTGCATGTCAAGATTATGCTTGCCGGGGTCATGCCTGTCATCAGATTTAGATGCTCTGATTGTATTTGTGGGATGGtccattttttcccccaacataTATCATCCCCTATAAAAAGTTTTTGGTGCTTGAATCTCTGGAACTCTAAGTGTATGCTCTTCTAACATAACCTTTGCTTTAGAGATGGTTGTAATTGAAGAGCATGGTTGCATGCTAACCACTAGAATACTCCCTAGAAAGAGCTTCTATTATGGTAAGAGAgccctttttatttcttttcactTATTGGAAATTTGGAATATAAaggtgtaacaacccaggacctcacccaaaatgactagccggaaggtattatttaggttccttgatcctgtataagtacccaagatctacccagcgaataaccgatgtaggactaaatatacgcctgcacgggtcctcacatactccccccgttcaagtcatgacgttctcgtcaggctaagggttcaaatccattcaaatttaattacaaacaccacgatcggtccgtggtcaaccccaatagatccgtgctgcagtgtcccctttgtaacaacccaggacctcacccaaaatggctagccagaaggtattgtttggattccttaatcctgtataagtacccaagatctacccagtgaataaccgatgtgggactaaacacacgcccacacgggtcctcacatactccctccgttcaagccctgacgttctCATAagtgttcaaatccattcaaatctaatcacaaacaccatgattggcccatggtcagccccattggatctgtgctgcagtgtcccctagtccatataggttatgggccgggtccgctctgttaccatttgtaacaacccaggacctcacccaaaaatggctagccggaaggtattatttgggttccttgatcatgtataagtacccaagatctacccaacgaataaccgatgtgggactaaacacacgcccgcacgggtcctcacatactccccccgttcaagctctgaccgtcctcgtcaggctaaggcttcaaatccattcaaatctaatcacaaacaccacgatcggcccgtggtcagccccaatagatccgtgctgcagtgtcccttagtccacataggttatgggccgggtccgctctgataccatttgcaacaacccagaacctcacacaaaatggctagccggaaggtattatttgggttccttgatcatgtataagtacccaagatctacccagcgaataaccgatgtgggactaaacacacgcccgcacgggtcctcacatatgtAACAATCcagaatctcacccaaaatggctagccgaaaggtattatttggatttcttgatcctgtataagtacctaaaatctacccagcgaataaccgatgtgggactaaacacatgcccgcacgggtcctcacatactcctcccgttcaaaccctgacgtcctcgtcaggctaagggttcaaatccattcaaatctaatcacaaacaccacgatcggcccgtggtcaaccccaatagatccgtgctgtagtatcccctagtccacataggttataggccgggtccgctctgataccatttgtaacaactcagaacctcccccaaaatggctagccggaaggtattatttggattctttaatcctatataagtatctaagatctacctagcaaataaccgatgtgagactaaacacacgtccgcacggatcctcacaaaaAGTACCAGAAATCTCCCCATTTTCTCTACAtaatctcttttttatttttagaattttCGCTTTAAAATGTGTGCTCACCGTAtcagcaattttttttgggttttgtgTAAACCGTTATATCCGAAACATATCGGTATCGGCCATCCGTTGCGTGTACTTGTGACACGTGGGATGAATATTCGACTGCCACGAAGCTGGTCCATAGGCGGTGGACTCACCACCGTGTCGGCCACGTGGCGGCACGCGTTGTTTCCTTCCGGTTTCCTTTCCCCCGACACCAAGAAGACCAGAAAGGGTCGTAATCCATGGCCTCCCCTGACCGCCACGTTTCACGCCCAAAAAATCAAATCACGACTAAGAAACTCTGCCCAAAAAAGTGTCCATAAATTGAACGGCCAGGATTAACGCATTGGTGCATGGTTCATATCGGGATGATGATAAGGTTTCATTTCGGGAGTTAATGTTTTTGTCTTTATTGTAGGTTATCATTAATAGAAAGAGTTCCGAGGGAGTAGCAGAACTTAATTCCATTAATACAAAACAAAGCCCCCCTTAAACCATTCGTTTCCGGACCCTCTCGGTCTTCCCCCTTCCACGCCAAAATAAGATTTATAATTATAAATTCCgtataatttctttttttttggtttgaatCTTGGAATCGATGGCGACTTCTGGAAATAATATCAAAAGCGCTAAATTGGTATTTTTTTCCCTGAAATTCTGAGCCTTGGATTTGTTATTGTATTGGAAATTTCATGTTTGCGGGGCTTAATTTGATGTTCTGGTTTAGTATCGAATTAAAGATCCCTTCCATATCTAGCCTTCTTGTGTttgatttgaaaaattattttttatgtttgTTGGGGGAGTGATTTTGCTGTTGCTTATTTTCTCGAATTAAATATCATATTCTTCAGCTGGGATCGGTCCTTCGAGGCCTAATTCAGCtgttttggtttgaatttcttcaattttttattatttttggtttGTTTTAGAAATTTTGCTAAAGTTTTCAGCAGATTTTTTATCTGGTATTTAGTTTTAAAAAATGAATTGCAGCTGTTGGTTATGGTTGACGGGTTTATGGATTTAGGTCTTAAATTGCATTATCTTCTTGGAACTATTGTTTCTTTTTGTTGGGTTCGGAGGCTATATTTCACAATTAATAGAAAAGtttgttctttctctctttccggAATCAACTTTTAGCATATTCTTCATTTTAAACTTGTCAAGCTTCCTGTATTAGATTTGTGATAGTGATATTGATTTGGTAAATCAGGTTCTTCTTGGAGATGCGGGAACTGGGAAGTCTAGTTTGGTTTTGCGCTTCGTGAAAGGACAGTTTGTTGAATTCCAGGTTGGTTTATATAAAAATTAGGATTTTGAGTGGAATTTTAGTTTTGATATGGTAAATTTGGTTCTTAGTTTGGGTGTTTTGATACTGTAGGAATCAACAATAGGTGCAGCGTTCTTCTCACAGACATTGGCAGTGAATGATCAAACAGTGAAATTTGAGATCTGGGATACTGCAGGACAGGAGAGATATCATAGTTTGGCTCCCATGTATTACAGAGGAGCTGCAGCTGCTGTAATTGTATACGATATAACAAATTGGGTTAGTAAATTTTGATAAGACTCTAGCAGAGCTATTTTAGGATAAAGTTAATCTGTTCTATCATCCTTATAATAATTGCCATGAATGCTTTTTTTCCCTTGTAAACCTTTAGGACTGAGTTTAATTGTCATTTCTTTAATGTAATAGAAAAGGGAAACAAAATATAAGCAAAAGGATTTATAAGCTAAAAACCCATTCAAAGACTAGTATATGTGAGTAtatcccaaaaaaataaaaacctgGTTAAAGAAGGATTAAATAATTCCTGGGGTTTAAATTCCTTAAAGAATACTTGAAAGTTTTGAGTTATATTTTACTTTTGCTAGAGACCATAAAACCATGGATCCATCCATCGTCAAAATAATCATAGAAGTAGACTCTTCAAGGAATGATCTTTGTCTGAATGAGGATCAGGTTCAATTGGAACTCGTCATGGGCGAAAGTTCTGTTTCTGATGTTTGTTTgtttgattgtttttttttttgttgtgccATCAATAGTCTCTTTTTTATGTTAGTCTCCAACTAAATGCTTAGGACAGGaaatgaccacatgttcccgaGTTTCTTCCTGGCATTGAAGTGCTGATGTTACATGAAAATACATCACAAGATCTTAACAAATGGACATGCGACATGGGGCCTACGCAGGGCAAGAATAAGGAAATAAGTAATTTAGGTTATGCTTAGGATAGAAAATGTGCTTTTGAGTTTCTTTGTTTTAAAGTGATGATGATCTAAGAAAATGGACCACGAAATCCCTGCACATGGATATGTGACACAAGAATTAAGAAAGGCGAGAATTGAGGAAATAAGTAGTAGGGATGCAATATCCATTtccaggaaggaaaaaaaaactgacttaatataatttttatggaATAGGAACTTTTTTTAGAAGTGGTTCTTTGTGCTGTGATGGATGAATTTATTGATCACCTATCCTTTCATCATGACTTCTAAAtgatcaatttttctttttctttttttgtggatACTTCATAACATTGAAGTAGTTTCTTAACTCTCCTCAATCACTTGGCATTATAATGGTTTTATGTTTTCAAGTAGAGTATAAAACAAtcaagaaaaatagtttttttaaatttaaatgctCATCCAATTATTTATAGTACTATGAAAATGACACTTTTAGAATCAAGGA
The sequence above is drawn from the Phoenix dactylifera cultivar Barhee BC4 unplaced genomic scaffold, palm_55x_up_171113_PBpolish2nd_filt_p 000007F, whole genome shotgun sequence genome and encodes:
- the LOC103705403 gene encoding ras-related protein Rab5A-like isoform X3; translation: MATSGNNIKSAKLVLLGDAGTGKSSLVLRFVKGQFVEFQESTIGAAFFSQTLAVNDQTVKFEIWDTAGQERYHSLAPMYYRGAAAAVIVYDITNWATFMRARKWVQELQAQGSPSTIMALAGNKADLLEARQVSAEEAQTYAQENGLFFMETSAKTASNVNDIFYQIGLKDQASKTFCLKIFERELSE